A single genomic interval of Lathyrus oleraceus cultivar Zhongwan6 chromosome 7, CAAS_Psat_ZW6_1.0, whole genome shotgun sequence harbors:
- the LOC127104202 gene encoding zinc finger BED domain-containing protein RICESLEEPER 2-like encodes MGQPNQTIPTEYVMNEVGSTATTEVVGAELVNTQPTKKRKASASGSRQSSACWEHFIRLPDDLVDTPTAACKHCHKKYLCDPRTHGTTNMNHHILKCAKKPRTIDPTQTILTYPSAEGSSLGHVSSKFDKQACRKALSIFVVLDEQPFSAVEGEGFKYYSKVMQPQFTLPSRRTVARDCFQLHLDEKQKLKAFFKSDCNRVALTTDCWTSIQNQNYLTLTAHFVDNEWNYQKRIISFTVIPNHKGDTVGRKIEEVLRDWGIRNVSTITVDNATSNDVAVAYLHRKISTMNGMMGDGKCFHMRCAAHILNLVVNEGLKDKHLSITSVRDAVRFVKSSPHRAAKFKECIEFAGITCKKLVCLDVSTRWNATYLMLEAAEKFQAAFDKLEYEESSYREFFGKGSPPSSDDWDIVRAFISFLKLFYEATNVFSTSQSVSLHSAFHQVSAIYCELKQATMNLNGVFASVGGDMMEKYNRYWGCATKMNKLIYFGIILDPRYKLSYIEWTFKDMYGVGSLAVLH; translated from the exons ATGGGTCAGCCTAATCAAACTATACCTACTGAATATGTCATGAATGAAGTTGGTTCAACAGCAACAACTGAAGTTGTTGGAGCAGAATTAGTTAATACCCAACCTACAAAGAAGAGGAAAGCTAGTGCAAGTGGTTCTAGGCAATCATCTGCTTGTTGGGAGCACTTTATTAGATTACCAGATGACTTAGTTGATACACCAACTGCAGCTTGTAAACACTGCCACAAAAAATACCTATGTGACCCTAGGACTCATGGCACCACCAACATGAACCATCACATTCTAAAATGTGCAAAGAAGCCTAGAACCATTGATCCCACCCAAACTATTCTGACATACCCCTCTGCAGAAGGATCTAGTTTGGGTCATGTTAGCTCCAAATTTGACAAGCAAGCTTGTAGAAAAGCTTTGTCAATTTTTGTGGTTCTAGATGAACAACCATTTAGTGCAGTTGAGGGGGAAGGTTTTAAGTACTATTCTAAAGTAATGCAGCCCCAGTTTACTCTCCCATCTAGGCGTACAGTAGCTAGAGACTGTTTTCAGCTACACTTGGATGAGAAACAAAAACTAAAAGCCTTCTTTAAGTCTGACTGCAATAGAGTAGCACTTACTACTGATTGTTGGACTTCTATCCAAAATCAAAACTACTTAACCCTTACGGCACACTTTGTGGATAACGAATGGAACTATCAAAAGAGAATTATAAGCTTCACAGTTATTCCAAACCACAAGGGTGATACGGTAGGTAGGAAGATTGAAGAGGTGTTAAGGGATTGGGGAATTAGGAATGTGTCTACCATAACTGTTGATAATGCAACTTCAAATGATGTAGCTGTAGCATATTTGCATAGAAAAATATCAACTATGAATGGGATGATGGGGGATGGAAAATGTTTTCATATGAGGTGCGCTGCTCACATATTGAATTTGGTGGTAAATGAGGGCTTGAAAGATAAACATTTGTCTATTACTAGTGTTAGGGATGCTGTTAGATTTGTCAAGTCCTCACCTCATAGGGCAGCCAAGTTTAAAGAGTGCATTGAATTTGCTGGAATAACTTGTAAAAAACTAGTATGTCTCGATGTTTCAACTCGTTGGAACGCGACATATTTGatgcttgaggctgcagagaaATTTCAAGCTGCTTTTGATAAGCTTGAGTATGAAGAGTCGAGCTACAGGGAGTTCTTTGGAAAAGGTAGTCCTCCTAGTAGTGATGATTGGGACATTGTTAGAGCTTTCATCTCTTTTTTAAAGTTATTCTATGAAGCAACTAATGTTTTTTCCACCTCTCAAAGTGTGAGTTTGCATAGTGCTTTTCACCAAGTGTCTGCGATCTATTGTGAGTTGAAGCAAGCTACTATGAACTTGAATGGTGTTTTTGCAAGTGTGGGTGGGGACATGATGGAAAAGTATAATAGATATTGGGGGTGTGCTACTAAGATGAACAAGTTGAtttattttggaatcattttggatCCAAGATACAAGTTGAGTTATATTGAGTGGACTTTTAAGGATATGTATGGAGTCGGATCT CTGGCCGTCCTTCACTAA